TCGGCAAAATCGTCTCAAGGCTCTGGAGTCAGAAATATGAAAGGCCAGATCTTCATAGGTGAAACTGTAAAGCCGCATTACCACCGCAGCGCGCAGAACCTGTTCGGCTGTCATGCCGCGAGCCCCGGTTCGACTCTTGAGGATTTTGCCTTTGTTGAGGTCTTGCAGTACATGGTCGCAAATGGTAGGAATGCTATCCAGCACGATGCTGATCGCTTCCAACTCTTTTTCTCTGGGATGACCGGTTGGGGGATCGATAAGCGGCATTTGTTTTTGATGTTTTTCGCGCATTTTGTGTTTGGCCCTTTTCTTTATTTTGTAGTTATATTGGTTGTTTGGCGACTTTCAATATACTACAACGAGAAGAGATAAGCCACTACAAAATGCGCTTTTTTTATTGATACCGGCAAGTTATGTTGCCGGATGGACACTAGCTACTGACGATACGACACAAAACAGCCCCGGAATCGATTTTCCGGGGCTGTTTTTTTGTTTGGCGGACCCCCGCCATCATCCCGGACTCAGCGTTCTTCCTTTCTCACGGAAACCGAAAGGATACAGCATGTGGTTATAGGGATCGGACCATCATACCGCATGCGGTATTTCGGTGGGAATGTTGGCACGGTGGACGGGAGGCGACAAGGGGAATTCATCCCTTGGCATCCGCCCCGCTTTCCATCAGTGGATTGTCGAAATCGAAACCGAACAGGCGGGGATTTTCACCGATCACGGCGGCGGTGAAGATGGAAAAAACGTAGTCGTAGGTTTCGTCGGGGACTTTCTGGCGATAGGCGGTGATCAACTGCCAGAAATTACGCTCCCTGGGATTTTCCGGCATGGTCTGGATCAGTTTGATCACCCGCCGCTCCCCCCAGTTGTAGGATGCCATCACCAACAATCCCGATGCCTGGGCGTCGGTGGTATAGATATCCCTGAGGTACGTCGCGGCCGCCCGGGTCGATTTGGTAAAATCATGGCGATCGTCTAGCTTGTCCACAACGGCTTCATCCTTCAGCGGGCCGACCTGCAGCCCGTATTTTTCTGCGGTCTTGGGGATGAACTGCCACATCCCCTTGGCGATGCCAAAGCGGGTGGGCGGCCCCACGGCCTCGTGGTTGAGATTGCTCTCCTGCACGGCCAGATAAAAAAACTGCGGCGGCAGATCCTCTTTTTCCAGGGCATCCACGATCTTCGGGATGTATCCCCGCCGTCTGGCCCGTTGAATGACCCGTGAGAGTCGTTTGCTGGACTGCCACTTCTCGATAAATCCGGTCACCTCTTCCAAAAAACCGTCGGGCATGTTGACCTCGCACTCGCCGAAGCGATGGGCCATACGCAGAATGATCTTTTCTTTTTCACTCATGCCCTTGCTGTATACGTCCAGGCTTTTGACATAACGGTCGTAGCTCTCCTCGAGCTTCTTCTTGCGTTTTTTGGCTTCCTCGATCTGTTGTCTATCCTCTATCGAGGCACGTTTGGCCGCCTCCACCCGCAGCTTGATCAGATCGATTTCCAACGCCCGCATGGTGTAAAACACTTCGGCGGCCAGTTTGCGCTGCGCGACCACCTGGCTGTGCTTGTACCAGGCCACGCCGCCGGTGGCGATCAGAAGCAGGACCACAAAGCCGATAATCAGGCCGTAGGTCCAACGCTGTTTTTTCTGCACTTCGGCAAAAGCCTGGCGGACCATCATGGTGTGTTCGCCGGCGGGCCCATCCAGGGTCTTGCCGAAATAGTGGTCTTTGTAGTGGTCCAGGTCGGATGGGTGGACGGAATTGGTCGGTGTCGCGGGGGGCGCTGCTTGCGGCTGTTCGGACGGTGCCGGCTGAACGGGTTCGGCCTGGATGGGGGTTTCAACGGCGTAAAACAGGGTCGGCCCCCCTTCCCCCAACTGAATGCGGCCGGTTCCGAAAAGGATGTCCCGCTCGATGCGCTGCCCGTTGAGAAACACGCCGTTGGCGCTCTTCCGGTCCTGCACCCACCAATTGTCATTTTCCGGAAACACGTCGACATGCCGGCGGCTGACCACCACATCCTGGATACGATTTTCGCATTCCGAATGGCGTCCGATGGTAAGCTTTTGGATGAAGCTGTGCTGTGTTCCGTCAGCAAGGGTAATTCTTAATACGGCTGGAGGCATGGCGACCATGGAAGTATTCATTTAGTGCTGATTGTGGCGGCAAAGCATTGTGGACAGACATCCTAAAAAACTTTTCCAGGCCAATCTTGGCCACACATCGGTACGAAAAAAACACGTTTTTGGGTTTAAGGGTGCATGCGGCAAAATATGGTGTACTTTCGACACCCCTGTTAATAGTTTTACGTGCAATTAATTTTTGCCTTTACGGTTTGATAAAGACTTCCGGGTCAACTCCCATAGCCTGTAAAAATTCCAGCTGAACAGGCTTTAATGGCCTGACCAGTTGTCTTCGTTTTCCTGATTTCGCTACCAATATGCTTAAGAATTTCGTCGTCATCATGAAAGAGGTCGGTCGCTTGGTCGGGCGATTTTTCCAGCCGCTGATTTCGCTTTTCGTTCTTTCCAGATGTTGACGCATACAGCGCTCCATCAAGCGCCAAATCAGAAGTGCGATTACAAGGATCAAACCAAGCACTTCGATACGTTTCGGCTTTTTCAAAAAGATGGAGTTGACGATTACCGGGTCTTTCAAAAATCCGAAGTTTTGTTCGATACCGCTCTGGTTCTTATACAACTCCAAAAGAGTAACGGCGGGCCATTGGACCTGCTCCTTGGTCCCGGACAGGTTGGTTAATAAAACAAAGCATCCGGCCTCAAGACGCAAGGGAGTGATTGCATCCGTATCCTTTTCAATCTTGACATCAAGAAGATATTCGTAACCGATGGGCGTACGTGGTTTTCCTTTGGCGGGTCTTCCCCGGCGATATTTGGCCTTTTCCCTGATTTCATACCGTAGTCTGTGATAGCTGTTTGGGGTGGCTTTACCGATCTTTTCTGCTGCAGCCTCGGCATCGGCCCGGCAATAAAAGGGACCTGCGTTAATCTTTTTGCCGTGGGTTTCCAGATCTTTGCGTTTTTGCTCAAGCAATCGATCAATACGCTTATGGCGACGTTTGTCATGAGCGGAAGAGTGCACAACGATGGCGCGGTAGGTTTCACCATAGAGCTCTACGGTGGTTTCAAATCCACGGTAAATCGCAGCAGGGCGTTTTTTCGTAGCCGGTGTCTGATTGAGTTCGCCAAAATCAATCCAATTCTCGGCGATAACGGCCTCGGAGATGGCACGGCTACACTCCTTGTAGGTGGCTGGCAGCCGGGTCAGGAATTTTACGTTTTTATCTCTCGATTTTTCGAGATTGTCCGGCGTGACAAAAGCCGAGTCCGCTACGTATACGAAGGCTCCCGGTTTAAGCCCGTGCCGGGCCATGTGCTTTGAGACGCCTCCTAAAAGTTCGTTGTTCAACGTTTTATCCGAAGCGTTGCCGTCTTCGGTGGTCCCCAAGATGGGGATGTTCCGATCCACGCACAGCATTGAAACGATAAACTGCTTCAGATCCGGACGCTTGTCCTTGCTGTGACCATAGGTGATTTTAAGTGGTGGATCGACAAAGTCATAATCTCCGAAAACACTGATGGAGGTGGTATCGAAATGTAAACGACGGGGATCGACGTCAAACACGCCAATGGCATTTTGAGCGATCTGCGAGAACACCTTTTGTGTGCCGGTGTCGAAGATCTTGTCCAGCACACGGCCAATATTGTAGTCACAGAAAAGTTCCGGTTTGACATCGCAACCCAACATCAATTCAGTGTCCTTCTCCTGAAAGAATTCTTCCATCCGGTACAAAGGGGTTCTTCCCGAAAGTGTGTCCAACACCATGGCCAGAATAGCGACTCCCGGTGAGAGTTCCATTTCGCTGTCAA
This window of the uncultured Desulfosarcina sp. genome carries:
- a CDS encoding transglycosylase SLT domain-containing protein translates to MNTSMVAMPPAVLRITLADGTQHSFIQKLTIGRHSECENRIQDVVVSRRHVDVFPENDNWWVQDRKSANGVFLNGQRIERDILFGTGRIQLGEGGPTLFYAVETPIQAEPVQPAPSEQPQAAPPATPTNSVHPSDLDHYKDHYFGKTLDGPAGEHTMMVRQAFAEVQKKQRWTYGLIIGFVVLLLIATGGVAWYKHSQVVAQRKLAAEVFYTMRALEIDLIKLRVEAAKRASIEDRQQIEEAKKRKKKLEESYDRYVKSLDVYSKGMSEKEKIILRMAHRFGECEVNMPDGFLEEVTGFIEKWQSSKRLSRVIQRARRRGYIPKIVDALEKEDLPPQFFYLAVQESNLNHEAVGPPTRFGIAKGMWQFIPKTAEKYGLQVGPLKDEAVVDKLDDRHDFTKSTRAAATYLRDIYTTDAQASGLLVMASYNWGERRVIKLIQTMPENPRERNFWQLITAYRQKVPDETYDYVFSIFTAAVIGENPRLFGFDFDNPLMESGADAKG
- a CDS encoding IS1634 family transposase produces the protein MENLVPDNLTFSEVGHLPIIKDFAKKIELVETLDTLVDSEMELSPGVAILAMVLDTLSGRTPLYRMEEFFQEKDTELMLGCDVKPELFCDYNIGRVLDKIFDTGTQKVFSQIAQNAIGVFDVDPRRLHFDTTSISVFGDYDFVDPPLKITYGHSKDKRPDLKQFIVSMLCVDRNIPILGTTEDGNASDKTLNNELLGGVSKHMARHGLKPGAFVYVADSAFVTPDNLEKSRDKNVKFLTRLPATYKECSRAISEAVIAENWIDFGELNQTPATKKRPAAIYRGFETTVELYGETYRAIVVHSSAHDKRRHKRIDRLLEQKRKDLETHGKKINAGPFYCRADAEAAAEKIGKATPNSYHRLRYEIREKAKYRRGRPAKGKPRTPIGYEYLLDVKIEKDTDAITPLRLEAGCFVLLTNLSGTKEQVQWPAVTLLELYKNQSGIEQNFGFLKDPVIVNSIFLKKPKRIEVLGLILVIALLIWRLMERCMRQHLERTKSEISGWKNRPTKRPTSFMMTTKFLSILVAKSGKRRQLVRPLKPVQLEFLQAMGVDPEVFIKP